The Paracoccus sp. MC1862 genome includes a window with the following:
- a CDS encoding inositol monophosphatase family protein: protein MPSANLNLMIKAARKAGRSLVKDFREVENLQVSSKGPGDFVSRADREAERIIKEDLRTARPNYGWVGEETGAEAGEDPTRRWIVDPLDGTTNFLHGLPHWAVSIGLEHKGEIVAAVVFDPAKDELFTAEKGDGAFVNDKRLRVSGRRDMNSAIFATGVPFGAKTTLPATLKDLARLMPVCAGVRRWGSAALDLAYVAAGRYDGYWERGIQPWDIAAGILLVREAGGFVEPLRDHAGLIADSSTIVCANPQLFETFSGIVRSRD, encoded by the coding sequence ATGCCCAGCGCCAACCTCAACCTGATGATCAAGGCCGCGCGCAAGGCGGGCCGCAGCCTGGTCAAGGACTTCCGAGAGGTCGAGAACCTGCAGGTCTCGTCGAAAGGCCCCGGCGACTTCGTCAGCCGCGCCGACCGCGAGGCGGAACGGATCATCAAGGAGGACCTGCGCACCGCCCGCCCGAACTATGGCTGGGTCGGCGAGGAAACCGGCGCCGAGGCAGGCGAAGATCCCACCCGCCGCTGGATCGTCGATCCGCTGGACGGCACCACCAACTTCCTGCACGGATTGCCGCACTGGGCGGTCAGCATCGGGCTGGAACACAAGGGCGAGATCGTCGCGGCCGTCGTCTTCGATCCCGCCAAGGACGAGTTGTTCACCGCCGAAAAGGGCGACGGGGCCTTCGTCAACGACAAGCGCCTGCGGGTGTCGGGACGGCGCGACATGAACAGCGCGATCTTTGCGACCGGCGTGCCCTTCGGGGCCAAGACGACGCTTCCGGCGACGCTGAAGGATCTGGCGCGGCTGATGCCGGTCTGCGCGGGCGTGCGGCGCTGGGGCTCGGCGGCGCTGGATCTCGCCTATGTCGCGGCGGGGCGCTATGACGGCTACTGGGAACGCGGCATCCAGCCCTGGGACATCGCGGCGGGCATCCTGCTGGTGCGCGAGGCCGGCGGCTTCGTCGAACCCCTGCGCGATCACGCCGGCCTCATCGCCGATTCCAGCACCATCGTCTGCGCCAACCCGCAACTGTTCGAGACCTTCTCGGGGATCGTCCGCAGCCGAGACTGA
- a CDS encoding Lrp/AsnC family transcriptional regulator encodes MDDTDRAIIAHLGQDARMSVAVLARRLKLARSTVQARLERLETTGAIAGYTLRLGEAARVTRIRATCLLTIEPRAQAAILGRLKALPAVEKVHSTSGRVDLLLQLGCASTVELDEVLDRIGNLTGVRSSESLVHLSTKFDRAI; translated from the coding sequence ATGGACGACACCGACCGCGCGATCATCGCGCATCTGGGGCAGGATGCGCGGATGTCGGTGGCGGTGCTGGCGCGGCGGCTGAAGCTCGCCCGGTCAACGGTGCAGGCCCGGCTGGAACGGCTGGAAACCACGGGCGCCATCGCGGGCTACACGCTGCGGCTAGGCGAGGCCGCCCGCGTCACCCGCATCCGCGCGACCTGCCTTCTGACGATCGAGCCGAGGGCGCAGGCCGCGATCCTTGGCCGGCTCAAGGCGTTGCCGGCGGTCGAGAAGGTGCATTCCACCAGCGGGCGGGTCGATCTTCTGCTGCAGCTCGGCTGCGCATCGACGGTGGAACTGGACGAGGTGCTGGACCGCATCGGCAATCTGACGGGGGTGCGGTCGTCGGAAAGCCTTGTCCACCTGTCCACCAAGTTTGACCGGGCAATATGA
- a CDS encoding LysR family transcriptional regulator — MHLELRHLRTIRAIHDQGGLARAAEVLNITQSALSHQVRALEDQAGTSLFLRQTKPMRLSPAGLRLLAVARQVLPLVEAAESEMRGVTQGKLGRLHIAMECHACFNWLLPALDAFRHDWPGVDIDVRAGLAFTALPALVRGDADMVISSDPEDLPGIVFEPLFDYNPLLVVPARHPLAGRDFAEPADLSAETLITYPMDRARLDVFSHFLDPAGVQPGAVREIELTDVILLLVASGRGVSVLPDWVLEREAGNPELVTLPLGRRGVVRRLYAAVREADRDLAFMGDMIRLAREGRNAG; from the coding sequence ATGCATCTTGAACTGCGCCATCTGCGGACGATCCGCGCCATCCACGACCAAGGCGGCCTTGCCCGTGCGGCCGAGGTGCTGAACATCACCCAATCGGCGCTGTCCCATCAGGTCCGCGCGCTGGAGGATCAGGCCGGCACGTCGCTGTTCCTGCGCCAGACCAAGCCCATGCGCCTGTCCCCCGCCGGGCTGCGGCTGCTGGCCGTGGCGCGTCAGGTCCTGCCACTGGTCGAGGCGGCAGAATCCGAGATGCGCGGCGTGACGCAGGGCAAGCTGGGACGGCTGCACATCGCCATGGAATGCCACGCCTGCTTCAACTGGCTGCTGCCGGCGCTGGACGCCTTCCGCCACGACTGGCCGGGGGTGGACATCGACGTGCGCGCGGGGCTGGCCTTCACCGCCCTGCCCGCCCTGGTGCGGGGCGATGCGGACATGGTGATTTCCTCGGACCCCGAGGACCTGCCCGGCATCGTGTTCGAGCCGCTGTTCGACTACAACCCCCTGCTGGTCGTGCCCGCCCGCCATCCGCTGGCCGGCCGCGATTTTGCCGAGCCGGCCGACCTTTCGGCTGAAACGCTCATCACCTATCCGATGGACCGCGCCCGGCTGGATGTGTTCTCGCATTTCCTCGACCCCGCCGGGGTGCAGCCCGGCGCTGTGCGGGAAATCGAGCTGACCGACGTGATCCTGCTGCTGGTCGCCTCGGGGCGCGGCGTGTCGGTGCTGCCCGACTGGGTGCTGGAACGCGAGGCCGGCAACCCGGAACTGGTGACGCTGCCGCTGGGCCGCCGCGGGGTGGTGCGCCGCCTTTACGCGGCGGTGCGCGAAGCCGACCGCGACCTGGCCTTCATGGGCGACATGATCCGCCTGGCGCGCGAAGGGCGAAACGCCGGCTGA
- a CDS encoding VOC family protein — protein sequence MTRLIPHLWYNSEAEEAARFYASVIPDSRIDHVTTMPIETPSGPPGSVTIVEFTLAGQPMVGFTGGPMDTFNHAISLMVECDTQGEIDRIWDALLDGGAPEQCGWLRDRWGVAWQIAPKRLAEMMRSNDRAAAARTAQAMMGMVKLDLAELERAFAG from the coding sequence ATGACCCGCCTTATCCCCCATCTGTGGTACAATTCCGAGGCCGAGGAAGCCGCCCGCTTCTATGCCTCGGTGATCCCTGACAGCCGGATCGACCACGTCACGACGATGCCCATCGAAACCCCGTCAGGCCCGCCCGGCAGCGTCACCATTGTCGAGTTCACGCTGGCAGGACAGCCGATGGTCGGCTTCACCGGCGGACCGATGGACACGTTCAACCATGCAATCTCACTGATGGTCGAATGCGACACGCAAGGAGAGATCGACCGCATCTGGGACGCGCTTCTGGACGGCGGCGCCCCTGAACAATGCGGCTGGCTGCGCGACCGCTGGGGCGTGGCGTGGCAGATCGCCCCAAAGCGGCTGGCCGAGATGATGCGAAGCAACGACCGAGCCGCCGCGGCGCGTACCGCGCAGGCGATGATGGGGATGGTCAAGCTGGACCTCGCCGAACTGGAACGCGCCTTCGCGGGCTGA
- a CDS encoding DUF4126 domain-containing protein, whose product MLASFLMGLVGGQRSMTPLAAVAVAAARGDLPRDCAAPDILREPAVAAGAVALALAELAGDKMKSAPDRIVPPGLAARFIVAGFAAGALAPRGRFLEGAALGGITAVAASYPGWRARMAAMEDHGQTPTGLVEDALVVTAAAAIVAAMRPRRR is encoded by the coding sequence ATGCTCGCCTCGTTCCTCATGGGCCTCGTCGGGGGTCAGCGATCCATGACGCCGCTGGCGGCGGTGGCAGTGGCCGCCGCGCGCGGGGACCTGCCGCGGGACTGCGCGGCGCCGGACATCCTGCGCGAACCGGCGGTCGCGGCGGGCGCCGTCGCGCTGGCGCTGGCGGAACTGGCGGGCGACAAGATGAAAAGCGCGCCCGACCGGATCGTGCCGCCGGGACTTGCCGCCCGCTTCATCGTGGCGGGCTTTGCCGCCGGTGCGCTGGCGCCGCGCGGGCGATTTCTGGAAGGGGCCGCGCTGGGCGGGATCACGGCGGTCGCGGCCTCCTACCCCGGCTGGCGGGCGCGGATGGCCGCTATGGAAGATCACGGCCAGACCCCCACCGGACTGGTCGAGGACGCGCTGGTCGTGACCGCCGCCGCCGCCATCGTCGCCGCGATGCGCCCCAGGCGCCGCTGA
- a CDS encoding type III PLP-dependent enzyme: MGLTEGHLAKTMWENPAEIVRSLKPENPVMVFAPTVLQDRARAFLAGFPGFVTYAVKSNPDEAVIQNLVQAGIKGFDVASPFEIDLIGRLAPMAVRHYHNPVRSRAEIAHAVAAGIKAWSVDSQTELDKLFEQVPTDACEISPRFKLPVLGAAYDFGSKFGASPELAADLLRAVHEKGYTASLTFHPGTQCTDPHAWEQYIRTAAEIAEMAGVRPKRLNVGGGFPSWRVHGVEPDLSAIFDLIGRTTAEAFGADAPELVCEPGRGICADAFAIITRVKAVRDGTNVFLNDGVYGGMNELPVIGNLDRLEVLTPEGRLRGENSHGRVVFGPTCDSVDRLPGEISLPDNIEEGDYVVFHGAGAYSVVTNTRFNGFGEMRQLTVMGFD, from the coding sequence ATGGGACTGACCGAAGGCCACCTGGCCAAGACCATGTGGGAGAACCCGGCCGAGATCGTCCGCAGCCTCAAGCCCGAGAACCCGGTGATGGTCTTCGCCCCCACCGTCCTGCAGGACCGCGCCCGCGCCTTCCTGGCGGGCTTTCCCGGCTTCGTCACCTATGCCGTCAAGTCGAACCCCGACGAGGCGGTGATCCAGAATCTCGTGCAGGCGGGGATCAAGGGCTTCGACGTGGCCTCGCCCTTCGAGATCGACCTGATCGGCCGCCTCGCCCCCATGGCCGTGCGGCATTACCACAACCCGGTGCGAAGCCGCGCCGAGATCGCCCATGCGGTGGCCGCCGGCATCAAGGCCTGGTCGGTGGACAGCCAGACCGAACTGGACAAGCTGTTCGAGCAGGTGCCCACGGACGCCTGCGAGATTTCGCCCCGCTTCAAGCTGCCGGTGCTGGGCGCGGCCTATGATTTCGGGTCCAAGTTCGGCGCCAGCCCCGAGCTTGCGGCAGACCTGCTGCGTGCGGTCCATGAGAAAGGCTACACCGCCTCGCTGACCTTCCACCCCGGCACGCAATGCACCGACCCGCACGCATGGGAACAGTATATCCGCACCGCCGCCGAGATCGCCGAGATGGCGGGCGTCCGGCCCAAGCGCCTGAACGTCGGCGGCGGCTTCCCGTCCTGGCGCGTCCACGGGGTGGAACCCGACCTGTCCGCGATCTTCGACCTGATCGGCCGCACCACGGCGGAAGCCTTCGGCGCGGACGCCCCCGAACTGGTGTGCGAGCCGGGACGCGGCATCTGCGCCGACGCCTTCGCCATCATCACCCGCGTCAAGGCGGTCCGCGACGGGACGAACGTGTTCCTGAACGACGGCGTCTATGGCGGCATGAACGAGCTGCCGGTGATCGGCAACCTCGACCGGCTGGAGGTGCTGACGCCCGAGGGCCGCTTGCGCGGGGAAAACAGCCACGGCCGCGTCGTCTTCGGCCCGACCTGCGATTCGGTGGACCGCCTGCCGGGCGAGATCTCGCTGCCCGACAACATCGAGGAGGGCGATTACGTCGTCTTCCACGGCGCGGGCGCCTATTCGGTCGTGACGAACACCCGCTTCAACGGCTTTGGCGAGATGCGGCAACTGACGGTGATGGGCTTCGACTGA
- the metF gene encoding methylenetetrahydrofolate reductase [NAD(P)H] — translation MTTPSVSFEFFPPRNLDQSFKLWETANALAPLGPEFVSVTYGAGGTTRQLTHEAVTALASNYGLNVAAHLTCVDASRAETMAIVDDYAAAGVREIVALRGDPPQGADRFAPHPEGFADSVELIEAIAARGGFSIRCGAYPEPHPESPDTSADVEWLKRKVDAGASSAITQFFFDADVYFRFRDACAAEGVTAPIIPGILPIQNWSGAKKFAARCGASVPAWADEAFAKAGAEGERRLAVDMAVNLCRRLIEGGVDRLHFYTVNRPQMTLAVCAGLGIAPQQAKVA, via the coding sequence ATGACCACCCCCTCTGTCAGCTTCGAGTTCTTCCCGCCCCGCAACCTCGACCAGTCCTTCAAGCTGTGGGAAACGGCGAATGCGCTGGCGCCGCTGGGACCGGAGTTCGTGTCCGTGACCTATGGCGCGGGCGGCACGACCCGGCAGTTGACGCATGAGGCGGTGACGGCGCTGGCCTCGAACTACGGGCTGAACGTCGCGGCGCACCTGACCTGCGTGGATGCCTCGCGCGCCGAAACGATGGCGATCGTGGACGACTATGCGGCTGCCGGCGTGCGCGAGATCGTGGCGCTGCGGGGCGACCCGCCGCAGGGGGCAGACCGCTTCGCGCCCCATCCCGAGGGCTTCGCCGATTCAGTGGAACTGATCGAGGCCATCGCGGCGCGGGGCGGCTTCTCCATCCGCTGCGGTGCCTATCCCGAGCCGCACCCGGAAAGCCCCGACACCAGCGCCGACGTGGAGTGGCTGAAACGCAAGGTGGACGCGGGCGCATCCAGCGCGATCACCCAGTTCTTCTTCGACGCGGATGTCTATTTCCGCTTCCGCGACGCCTGCGCGGCGGAGGGCGTCACTGCCCCGATCATCCCCGGCATCCTGCCGATCCAGAACTGGTCGGGTGCGAAGAAATTTGCCGCCCGTTGCGGGGCGAGCGTTCCGGCCTGGGCCGACGAGGCCTTTGCCAAGGCGGGTGCGGAAGGCGAGCGGCGGCTAGCCGTGGACATGGCGGTGAATCTCTGCCGCCGGCTGATCGAGGGCGGCGTGGACCGGCTGCATTTCTACACGGTCAACCGGCCGCAGATGACGCTGGCCGTCTGCGCTGGCTTGGGGATCGCGCCGCAACAAGCCAAGGTGGCGTGA